In Carassius gibelio isolate Cgi1373 ecotype wild population from Czech Republic chromosome B17, carGib1.2-hapl.c, whole genome shotgun sequence, the genomic stretch CTTTGGAATTATTCCCAAAAtagagaaataaagtcacagaacctgtcacattaaaactttcatgtttaaaagcatatctaattCAGACCTTAATTCATTCTTAATGGcttgatattaaatattaaatattaagtcaATATTAAAGTTAAACCAGATGACTCATGTCACAAAAATACCCACAGATAATTCTCTACATTAATGTAttataaagatagatagatttttaacTCTTTctataattgtgtatgaagatGAACCAAAGGCCCTCGTGTCTGTGAACTGTTATAGAACTGTTTAGTTAAATCAAGCCAAACACATTATCTTATTGGTACTTTAGTGTCTTTTAACAGATACTTTACTGAACATTGTGCTGTTTATGAATTATGAAAAAGAAATAATAGACTAAACAACCACAAGGATGACCATTTTTATGCATGACGATAAGATATACACCACACAGATGttcattttcagacatttttattCCCTACGTCATGGAAACAGTGTTTGTGTAGTCAAGGGATTTGAAATTAAGAACATCTGAGGTCAGTTTATTCAAATGTTCAAAACtgtaatcaaaataaaagtatgattTTGAAGTATTGCTGTAGAATCATTAGAACGGTTGACATTCTACTTTCTCCGATTTGCATCAGGTCCATGATCATCTTTCCTGCAGAACACAAGAAAATCATTTCATTCCTAAGTGcaaagtaaaatgtatttgtaattttaatgtttatagAAGCCTTTTGTTAACAGGTAAATGAACTTGCTCTAATTGTGTGAACTGACTAAAGCCATGAAATCATATAAGTAATGAACTCACCCATTAGACCAGAGGATAGCTGGCTAAAGAAGCGATACCACATTGGTTGCTCTTGTTCCTGGACATCAGGATGTAGCCCTTGTCACCCCATCCCACACCCCAGCTACAATCACAGCAGGTTTGAATTTTTTGGTTGTTTTAGCTCTGTTCGGttctgtattatttttaattatcattattcatttttgtgtcaTCAACATTTTTCTTAACCTGTTCTTGACGATCCAATAGTCTCCACTTGAACTTCCATAACCAACAACCAGTACACCGTGATTTATGAAATAGCTGCTGCACTCAGGCTCATCGTAGATACCtacaaacattatttattaaattagccagcatatttctatttaaaagctgaataaacaaagaataaaaaaaagtcacatttaatACCAAGTGATGACACTAACCTGATTCGTAGAGCTGAAAGGTGATGTGTCCAGCATCGATGCCAACAGATACAGGACCGACTATGGCAACAGCCTCCTGTAGTGCACTTTCATCCCCCCTGATGACATCAACATATCCTCTGCAGGTGGCACCCACAGTGCTCGGGTTAAAACGGCACTGATTATCCTGCGAGGAGAATTTTGTTgattaaaactgttttaaaaaattagctgaattatttattattcaaacaTTATTATGACTCACAATGCCCTCATATGGATAGGACTCCTCTGTATCCAGACCCCCATTGACTTCAATGTACTGGAAGGTCTGGTCCATTAGTCCTCCATTACATCCCAGGTTCCCAAAAGCACGAGAGCAGTCCACAAGCTGCTGCTCACTCAGAGACACCAGTTTTCCTGTCTTCTTGAATGTTTGACCCTCTAGGGCACCAGTCTGGGAGACAAAAGAGGGATGAATAAAGCAGAAGGTAAGActgtaagatttgtttttaaaggcAAAAATGTGGGTCTTACTGCACTGAAGGCCCAGCATGATCCACACCCCCCCTGGTATTTAACATCGGTCACATAGCCCTTGTCCCTCCAGTCCACAGAACTGGGCAGCACAACAGCATCCTTCAGCCGGAAGAATGTAGCACCACCACGGGCCTTAGTGTTATTCATGGAGCCAAGACATCCATGGAACGCCACCTGTCTGTATTCCTCATTGCTCTGAGAGAGGATGGAAGAAATGTGAGGAAGATtcatgtaaatgaaaataaatcaattgaattagataattaattttata encodes the following:
- the LOC127976386 gene encoding procathepsin L-like isoform X1, with the protein product MRFLVVAAAFLAVASAASLSLEDMEFHAWKMKFGKIYRSVEEESQRKQTWLSNRKLVLVHNMMADQGIKTYRLGMTYYADMSNEEYRQVAFHGCLGSMNNTKARGGATFFRLKDAVVLPSSVDWRDKGYVTDVKYQGGCGSCWAFSATGALEGQTFKKTGKLVSLSEQQLVDCSRAFGNLGCNGGLMDQTFQYIEVNGGLDTEESYPYEGIDNQCRFNPSTVGATCRGYVDVIRGDESALQEAVAIVGPVSVGIDAGHITFQLYESGIYDEPECSSYFINHGVLVVGYGSSSGDYWIVKNRLRKMLMTQK
- the LOC127976386 gene encoding procathepsin L-like isoform X2 translates to MRFLVVAAAFLAVASAASLSLEDMEFHAWKMKFGKIYRSVEEESQRKQTWLSNRKLVLVHNMMADQGIKTYRLGMTYYADMSNEEYRQVAFHGCLGSMNNTKARGGATFFRLKDAVVLPSSVDWRDKGYVTDVKYQGGCGSCWAFSATGALEGQTFKKTGKLVSLSEQQLVDCSRAFGNLGCNGGLMDQTFQYIEVNGGLDTEESYPYEGIDNQCRFNPSTVGATCRGYVDVIRGDESALQEAVAIVGPVSVGIDAGHITFQLYESGIYDEPECSSYFINHGVLVVGYGSSSGDYWIVKNSWGVGWGDKGYILMSRNKSNQCGIASLASYPLV